Proteins encoded together in one Rhizobacter sp. J219 window:
- a CDS encoding (2Fe-2S)-binding protein, whose amino-acid sequence MDLSVNGQSHALPEADVPPDMPLLWVLRDVLHLTGTKFGCGVAACGACTVHVDGQAVRSCVTPVATVQGKPVRTIEALGTAAQPHPLQKAWLDHQVPQCGYCQSGMLMAAADLLAKNRNPSDADIDAAITNICRCGTYPRIREAIKSAAKSLRGGVVA is encoded by the coding sequence ATGGACCTGAGCGTCAACGGCCAATCCCATGCCCTGCCCGAGGCCGACGTGCCACCCGACATGCCCCTGCTGTGGGTGCTGCGCGACGTGCTGCACCTCACCGGCACCAAGTTTGGGTGCGGTGTCGCGGCCTGCGGGGCCTGCACGGTGCACGTAGACGGCCAGGCCGTCAGGTCCTGCGTCACGCCGGTGGCCACCGTGCAAGGCAAGCCGGTGCGCACCATCGAAGCCCTGGGCACCGCGGCGCAGCCGCACCCGCTGCAGAAGGCCTGGCTCGACCACCAGGTGCCGCAATGCGGCTACTGCCAGAGCGGCATGCTGATGGCGGCGGCCGACCTGCTGGCGAAGAACCGCAACCCGTCGGACGCCGACATCGACGCGGCCATCACCAATATCTGCCGCTGCGGCACCTACCCACGCATCCGCGAGGCCATCAAGTCGGCCGCGAAGTCGCTGCGCGGCGGGGTGGTCGCATGA
- a CDS encoding porin: MPRLDLPSFAKPVALAAAALCLSSVPAHAQSSVSLYGLLDLSAGQFQDAGTAKVSKVQSGNMATSYFGFSGKEQLSPTLKAKFAIEGFLLADTGASGRFSGDAFWARAAWVGLEGDFGSTTLGRTTNQYFVSTLIFNAFGDSFGYSPSIRQVLIPKSQMLPFLGDTGWSNSILYQSPNLGGVSINLQGALGEGSASAVGRSVGGNVLYFGGPISATFAYQRVKHGLSGFTPAIVSTGFKYQDSATVGFAYDAKVVKVFTQYNLVKTEAATDTETNYFGLGLSVPVGAGKVLAQYGQATAEFPTADVKNKTLTLGYDYWLSKSTDVYAVYLNDRLTGASNGNTYALGLRVKF, translated from the coding sequence ATGCCCCGTCTCGACCTGCCCTCTTTCGCCAAACCCGTTGCGCTTGCCGCCGCCGCGCTGTGCCTGTCGTCGGTGCCGGCGCACGCCCAGTCTTCGGTGTCGCTCTACGGCCTGCTGGACCTCTCGGCCGGCCAGTTCCAGGACGCCGGCACCGCCAAGGTGAGCAAGGTGCAAAGCGGCAACATGGCCACGAGCTACTTCGGCTTCTCGGGCAAGGAGCAGCTGAGCCCCACGCTCAAGGCCAAGTTCGCGATCGAAGGCTTCCTGCTCGCCGACACCGGTGCCTCGGGGCGTTTCAGCGGTGATGCGTTCTGGGCCCGCGCGGCCTGGGTCGGCCTCGAAGGCGACTTCGGCTCGACCACGCTCGGCCGCACCACCAACCAGTACTTCGTCTCCACGCTGATCTTCAATGCCTTCGGCGACTCGTTTGGCTACTCGCCGTCGATCCGCCAGGTGCTGATTCCGAAGTCGCAGATGCTGCCCTTCCTCGGCGACACCGGCTGGAGCAATTCCATCCTCTACCAGAGCCCGAACCTCGGCGGGGTGAGCATCAACCTGCAGGGCGCGCTGGGTGAAGGCAGTGCCAGCGCCGTCGGCCGCAGCGTGGGTGGCAACGTGCTGTACTTCGGCGGCCCGATCTCGGCCACCTTCGCCTACCAGCGCGTCAAGCACGGCCTGTCGGGCTTCACGCCGGCGATCGTCTCGACTGGCTTCAAGTACCAGGACTCGGCCACCGTCGGCTTCGCCTACGACGCCAAGGTGGTGAAGGTCTTCACCCAGTACAACCTCGTGAAGACCGAGGCCGCGACCGACACCGAGACCAACTACTTCGGCCTCGGCTTGTCGGTGCCGGTGGGCGCCGGCAAGGTGCTCGCGCAGTACGGGCAGGCCACCGCCGAGTTCCCGACCGCCGACGTGAAGAACAAGACGCTCACGCTGGGCTACGACTACTGGCTGTCGAAGAGCACCGACGTCTATGCCGTCTACCTGAACGACCGTCTGACCGGCGCGTCCAACGGCAACACCTACGCACTGGGGCTGCGGGTCAAGTTCTGA